A stretch of DNA from Sulfurovum sp. TSL6:
CACAAAAAGTAGCGTATAGCAATATGGTCATCTCTCCACTCTTCTATGCGAAGATGAGATATTATGACTCTTTAACATTCAGGATGTTTGAAGGCAACAGTCTTTTGGCAAGGGGCGGAATATACACCATAGACGGTGTAGAAGCAGCAGGATTTGCACTCTATACAGATGAGTGTGTCAGTAATAAAATGAACAGAGGATAGGGTAGATGAGTAAAGCAGATTTGATCGTAGGTCTCCAATGGGGAGATGAAGGAAAAGGAAAGATCGTTGACCATATGGCACAGACACATGACTATGTATGTCGTTTTGCAGGTGGGCACAATGCCGGGCATACGATTGTTATTGGTGACAAGAAGTATGCGCTTCACCTTATCCCTTCAGGTGTACTGAACCCTAAGGCTAAAAACATTGTAGGGAACGGTGTGGTACTTTCACCAAAAGATTTCATTAAAGAGATGGAGCAGTTTGATAATTTGGAAGGGAGACTGTTCCTTTCAGATAAAGCACATGTACTTTTGCCTTACCATGCACTTATAGATCAAGCCAAAGAGCGTCTGAAGGGTGACAAAGCCATCGGTACAACAGGTAAGGGGATCGGACCTGCCTATGGTGATAAGATCGCTAGAGTAGGACATAGACTGGGTGAACTACTCAACCCTGAAAAACTCACAGCAAAAATCTTAGAGTTCTTTAGTATAAACAAACCTGTATTTGATGCTATGGGTGTAGATGCACCTGTGGAGGCAGAGCTTTTAGCTGAGCTGGAAGGGTACAAAGCAGTACTCGGGCCTTTTATTACAGATACGACACAAATGATGTGGGACATTCTGGATGACCATAAGAAGATACTTTTAGAGGGTGCACAGGGAACGATGCTTGACATAGATCATGGTACCTATCCGTATGTGACTTCCTCAACAACGGTAAGTGCAGGTGCCTGTTCTGGTCTTGGTATTAACCCAAAAGACCTTGGAAAAGTAACGGGTATTGCAAAAGCATACTGTACAAGAGTAGGAAATGGGCCTTTCCCAAGTGAAGACTTTGGTGTAGAAGGTGACACCCTGCGTAAAAATGGTCATGAGTTCGGTACGACAACAGGACGTCCGAGAAGATGTGGCTGGTTCGATGCTGTAGCGATGCGTCATGCAGTACGTGTGAATGGTGTAGACCAGGTAGCACTGATGAAATTGGATGTACTGGATGGTTTTGATGAAGTAAAAGTATGTGTAGCCTATGAAGTAGATGGTAAAGAGATCAACTATGTACCTTATGAACTTGATGATGCAACACCTGTGTATAAAAGTTTTCCAGGTTGGGATAAAACAGAAGGTGTGAGAGAATTCGATGCCTTACCGGAGACTGCAAAATCATATATTTTAGCACTTGAAGAGATGATAGGGACAAAGATGGGTATCATTTCCACAAGTCCAGAGCGTGAAGATACAATAATTCGATAATAAGGGGTAGCAATGAGATTAAAACCACAACAGACAGGGTATGTAGCAACAAAAATCGGGATAGATTTGGCCAACGCACCTTTTGTCACTCTGCCAAAAGGTAGAGAAGCCGTTGTTGAAGCAGCAAAAAAGATCATAGACGAAAACCTGGAAAAAGAGCATGCACTTGATGAAAAAGTAAAAAAAATTCTAGATGAAAATTATGATGAGATTGAATTTCAACATGCAGATGAGAGACAGCTCTTTTTTATGATCAAAAAGAAAATGGCTCCTGAACATGGTGTGATCATGAATTACGATGACAGATACAATGATCTGGCACACCTTATCCTGGATGAATTGTATGAAAACTACCTTGCAGAATATACGGTAAATGAAAACCAGGTAAAGAATGTGATCTTTAAATCTTTCAAAGCATTTGCAGATGCATATGATGAGATAGATGATATTGTGTATGCAAAGATCAAAGGTATGGAAAAAGAAGTGATCCCTGGTTCTCAGGATTATGAACTGCTTTATGAAAGATTGTATCAAGAAGAGCTTGCTAAGAGAGGTATGCTCTAATGAATGAATCTTTTGAGGGACTTGTTCTCAAAAAAAGGAGAAATATATGAATAAGATATCTTTATATTTTGAAAATGGATTGATGCTTGAAGCGAAAAGTTTTGGTGCAGAAGGTACTTCTGTAGGAGAGATCGTATTTAATACATCCACTACAGGATACCAGGAGATTACTACGGACCCTTCGTATGCAGGGCAATTTGTGACATTTACGACGCCTGAGATAGGTAATGTAGGGTGTAATGCGCAAGATATGGAGAGTAAAGGTGCGCATTGTAAAGGAATCATCGTACGCAGTTATCAGGATCGTACCTCTAACTTTAGATGCGAAGAGACTTTGGCAGCCTTGTTAAAAAGAGAAAATGTCCTTGGCATTACTGAGATAGACACACGCTTTATAACAAAAATGCTTAGAGATGAAGGCGCAATGATGATGGTAGCTTCTACGGAGATACATGATCAGGATGCACTCAAAAAAGTATTGGAATCTTCACCGCGTATTGAAGAAGTGAATTATATCGAGCAGGTAAGTACCAAAGAGAGTTATGTACATACTGAAGCACGATACAATGCAACGACATTTGAATATGAAGTGCCACAAACCACAAAAAAAATTATTGCTTTGGATTTTGGGATTAAAAGAAATATCTTAAATGAACTTACCCATGCAGGAATGGAAGTCACGGTTGCACCTAACACTATGTCAGCAGAAGAGATCATTGCCAAGATCGATGCAAAAGAGTGTGATGGTGTATTCCTTTCAAATGGACCTGGGGATCCGCTTATTTTGAAAGAGGAACAAGAGAAGATCAAAAAGCTTATCGCTCGTAAAGTACCGATTTTTGGTATTTGTCTTGGACACCAGCTGCTTTCTATCTCACATGGTTACGATACGTACAAATTGAAGTTTGGACACCATGGCGGAAACCATCCTGTGAAAAACGAAGTTACAGGTACTGTAGAGATCACGGCACAAAACCACAACTATAATGTACCTGATGCTATTACTGAAGTGGCGACTGTCACGCATATGAACCTTTTTGACAATACGATTGAAGGACTCAAATACAATGATTCTCCAACAATGTCGGTACAGCATCACCCAGAAGCAAGTCCTGGACCACATGAAAGTGCATATATCTTTGGCGAATTTGCCAAAATGCTTTAAGGAAGTCCGATGAAAATAGCGATATTGTTTGGTGGATCCAGCTATGAACATGAGATAAGCATTGTCTCTGCTATCACAATGAAAAAAGTCTTAAAAAATTCTACACTTGTGTATATCTTTGTAAGCAGTGACAGAAAATTTTATCTGATTGATACGCAGAAGATCAACTCTAAACTGTTTTCATCCGGTGAATATAAAAAATCTAAAGAGTTGACACTTAAAAATGGCGGTTTTCAGATTGACGGTATGTTTGGAAGCAAGCATGTGGATTTTGATGTGGCTCTGAACCTTATCCATGGAAGAGATGGAGAGGATGGCAAGATAGCTTCACTGATGGAATTCTACACGATTCCTTTCATTTCTCCGAGAATAGAAGCTTCGGCACTCTCTTATAACAAACTCTACACCAAATTTTTAGCAGAGAGTTTAGGTGTCAAAACAGTCGCTTATGAATATCTTTCTAAAAATGATGAAAGAAAAATTTCTATGGAGTACCCTGTGATCATTAAGCCGGTCCGTTTAGGTTCCAGCATCGGTGTGAGTATCGTAAAAGAAGCTTCTCAGCTTGATTACGCGCTTGATGTTGCATTTGAATTTGATACAGATGTGATCATAGAACCTTTTATCGAAGGGGTAAAAGAGTTTAATCAGGCAGGTTCATACACGAATGATTGGGAACTTTCTATTGTAGAAGAGCCGCATAAAGAAGAGTTCCTCGATTTTGAAAAAAAATACATGGACTTTTCCAGAGATTCTCAAGTTTTGGCAGCGGATATTTCTGATGCGCTAAAAGAAAAGATCCAAGAGAGTTTCAAAAAGATATATGATCCATTGTTTAAAGGAAGTATCATACGTTGTGACTTTTTTGTTGTAGACAATGAAGTGCTTCTTAATGAGATCAATCCTATTCCCGGTTCTATGGCGAACTATTTGTTTGAAGATTTTGAAGGTATGGTGCAAAGACTCTCAAACACTCTTCCTAAAGAACAAAACATCGCGGTAGACTACCAATATATTCACTCTATCCAAAGCGCAAAAGGCAAAGCCTAACTATACGTGTTATAGTAAACTTATTCATTCTCTCAAAATCAATCAGGGAAAGTATATCTTTCCCGTAAAAGCA
This window harbors:
- a CDS encoding adenylosuccinate synthase, coding for MSKADLIVGLQWGDEGKGKIVDHMAQTHDYVCRFAGGHNAGHTIVIGDKKYALHLIPSGVLNPKAKNIVGNGVVLSPKDFIKEMEQFDNLEGRLFLSDKAHVLLPYHALIDQAKERLKGDKAIGTTGKGIGPAYGDKIARVGHRLGELLNPEKLTAKILEFFSINKPVFDAMGVDAPVEAELLAELEGYKAVLGPFITDTTQMMWDILDDHKKILLEGAQGTMLDIDHGTYPYVTSSTTVSAGACSGLGINPKDLGKVTGIAKAYCTRVGNGPFPSEDFGVEGDTLRKNGHEFGTTTGRPRRCGWFDAVAMRHAVRVNGVDQVALMKLDVLDGFDEVKVCVAYEVDGKEINYVPYELDDATPVYKSFPGWDKTEGVREFDALPETAKSYILALEEMIGTKMGIISTSPEREDTIIR
- a CDS encoding DUF507 family protein, which produces MRLKPQQTGYVATKIGIDLANAPFVTLPKGREAVVEAAKKIIDENLEKEHALDEKVKKILDENYDEIEFQHADERQLFFMIKKKMAPEHGVIMNYDDRYNDLAHLILDELYENYLAEYTVNENQVKNVIFKSFKAFADAYDEIDDIVYAKIKGMEKEVIPGSQDYELLYERLYQEELAKRGML
- the carA gene encoding glutamine-hydrolyzing carbamoyl-phosphate synthase small subunit, with amino-acid sequence MNKISLYFENGLMLEAKSFGAEGTSVGEIVFNTSTTGYQEITTDPSYAGQFVTFTTPEIGNVGCNAQDMESKGAHCKGIIVRSYQDRTSNFRCEETLAALLKRENVLGITEIDTRFITKMLRDEGAMMMVASTEIHDQDALKKVLESSPRIEEVNYIEQVSTKESYVHTEARYNATTFEYEVPQTTKKIIALDFGIKRNILNELTHAGMEVTVAPNTMSAEEIIAKIDAKECDGVFLSNGPGDPLILKEEQEKIKKLIARKVPIFGICLGHQLLSISHGYDTYKLKFGHHGGNHPVKNEVTGTVEITAQNHNYNVPDAITEVATVTHMNLFDNTIEGLKYNDSPTMSVQHHPEASPGPHESAYIFGEFAKML
- a CDS encoding D-alanine--D-alanine ligase; the encoded protein is MKIAILFGGSSYEHEISIVSAITMKKVLKNSTLVYIFVSSDRKFYLIDTQKINSKLFSSGEYKKSKELTLKNGGFQIDGMFGSKHVDFDVALNLIHGRDGEDGKIASLMEFYTIPFISPRIEASALSYNKLYTKFLAESLGVKTVAYEYLSKNDERKISMEYPVIIKPVRLGSSIGVSIVKEASQLDYALDVAFEFDTDVIIEPFIEGVKEFNQAGSYTNDWELSIVEEPHKEEFLDFEKKYMDFSRDSQVLAADISDALKEKIQESFKKIYDPLFKGSIIRCDFFVVDNEVLLNEINPIPGSMANYLFEDFEGMVQRLSNTLPKEQNIAVDYQYIHSIQSAKGKA